Proteins encoded in a region of the Quercus lobata isolate SW786 chromosome 8, ValleyOak3.0 Primary Assembly, whole genome shotgun sequence genome:
- the LOC115958395 gene encoding UBP1-associated protein 2C, with product MDLTKKRKLDENGVGLTVSDMDPSVPKLTPEDVRKIVDRIVDKGKLIDIVANAASRHVDVLDAVRSLADSDSSQRKLFIRGLGWDTTTEGLRSLFSSYGELEEAVVILDKQTGKSKGYGFVTFKHVDGALLALKEPSKRIDGRVTVTQLAAAGNSSSTTNSTDVSSRKIYVWEVPHDMSPDKLLSHFLSYGEIEEGPLGFDRFTGKSKGFALFVYKNPEGAQAALANPLKIIDGKQLNCKLANVDGKKGKQGDGVQVPGPIGGAAGNDGIGGMGMGSIPGSQYPGPGGIGSYGGFHGGPPQPIGHHHHPSSVNNQVPSSLGGTGGYGGPYSGYGGIGGTGAGLGGAGVGLSGTGGGSGGVGAGVGVGVGGASSLYRLPPTSVGIPSGGYPESGHYSLSSSSGYQNQHHQPGTGTSPVPRVPPGAGVMYPNVPHYF from the coding sequence ATGGACCTGACCAAGAAGCGAAAGCTCGACGAAAATGGCGTCGGTCTGACCGTCTCGGACATGGACCCCTCCGTCCCGAAACTCACACCTGAAGACGTGCGTAAGATCGTGGACCGCATCGTCGACAAGGGTAAACTCATAGACATCGTAGCCAACGCCGCCTCTCGCCACGTGGACGTCCTTGACGCCGTCCGATCTCTCGCCGATTCCGACTCTTCCCAGCGCAAGCTCTTCATCCGTGGGCTGGGTTGGGATACCACCACCGAAGGCCTCCGCAGCCTCTTCTCTTCCTACGGAGAACTCGAGGAAGCCGTAGTAATTCTCGACAAGCAGACTGGAAAATCCAAGGGTTACGGCTTCGTCACCTTCAAGCACGTCGACGGCGCGCTCCTCGCCCTCAAAGAGCCCAGCAAACGCATCGACGGCCGCGTCACCGTCACACAGCTTGCCGCCGCCGGGAATTCCTCGTCGACTACCAACTCCACCGACGTGTCGTCACGCAAGATCTACGTTTGGGAGGTTCCACACGATATGTCTCCTGATAAGCTTCTTTCTCATTTCTTGTCCTATGGGGAGATCGAGGAAGGCCCGTTGGGGTTCGATAGATTTACAGGTAAGTCGAAGGGTTTTGCGCTTTTTGTTTACAAGAATCCTGAGGGGGCACAGGCTGCGTTGGCTAATCCTCTCAAGATTATTGATGGGAAGCAATTGAATTGCAAACTGGCTAATGTGGATGGCAAGAAAGGGAAGCAAGGTGATGGGGTTCAGGTTCCGGGCCCTATTGGTGGGGCTGCTGGGAATGATGGTATTGGTGGTATGGGGATGGGTTCCATTCCCGGGTCGCAGTATCCTGGGCCGGGTGGAATTGGATCGTATGGTGGGTTTCACGGTGGGCCGCCGCAGCCTATAggacatcatcatcatccatccTCCGTGAATAATCAGGTGCCTTCGTCTTTGGGTGGCACTGGTGGGTATGGTGGGCCGTATAGTGGGTATGGTGGCATTGGTGGGACTGGTGCTGGATTGGGTGGAGCTGGAGTGGGATTAAGTGGCACCGGAGGCGGCTCTGGTGGCGTTGGTgctggtgttggtgttggtgttggtgggGCTTCTTCTTTGTATAGATTGCCGCCTACTTCGGTGGGAATTCCCTCTGGTGGGTATCCAGAGAGTGGGCATTATAGCTTGTCTTCCTCATCTGGGTATCAGAATCAGCACCACCAGCCAGGGACTGGGACCTCACCAGTACCAAGGGTTCCACCTGGTGCTGGGGTAATGTACCCCAATGTCCCACATTACTTCTGA
- the LOC115955775 gene encoding uncharacterized protein LOC115955775 isoform X3, whose protein sequence is MSTMDLNRKGISWVGNFFQKLEAVCQEVDDIVSKDTVKYVENQLQNMGGNVKKFYSDVVQDALVDSVKREAQAVALKSNAAIGTYLKSMMGDEKKQEVTAIMQSNVQPEAVDLVTKQLPDALNGSHLKSLTPPTSVDSLEEAVTDKTLQKVDDVPTRENPNESTEENAIEESAPEVLELNSPGDEESSEALFSGEFNVDNHENAIEESAPEVLELISPGDEESSENLFSGKFNDDNHENAFGVLAEVSPASSLHSVDFQSCPKMGTVCDSLVDVTEVVSDVSSVLTYSETSFSVVYGEKIIQEMRSLSACSSLLAESFSLSGKSPDNSLDALSCNYSGDCVCDNSSKLPSSPPAPIISCKNKSVESGLGSSSSILSLESIEEDTSRIKEILSLNESSESALAWGLSILTGLLHHIWLHRRGGK, encoded by the exons ATGTCCACAATGGATCTGAATCGTAAAGGTATATCCTGGGTTGGAAATTTTTTCCAGAAGCTTGAAGCTGTGTGCCAAGAGGTGGATGATATTGTGAGCAAG GATACAGTTAAATATGTTGAAAACCAGTTGCAAAATATGGGTGGAAATGTGAAAAAGTTCTATTCCGATGTTGTCCAAGATGCATTAGTGGATTCTGTAAAGCGTGAAGCTCAAGCTGTGGCTTTGAAAAGTAATGCTGCTATTGGCACCTATTTGAAGTCAATGATGGGTGATGAAAAAAAGCAGGAAGTTACTGCCATAATGCAATCAAATGTGCAGCCCGAAGCAGTTGATCTTGTGACAAAACAGCTGCCAGATGCATTAAATGGGTCTCACCTTAAAAGTCTAACTCCTCCAACTTCTGTAGATTCTCTTGAGGAGGCAGTGACagacaaaactctccaaaaggTTGATGATGTTCCAACAAGAGAAAATCCAAATGAGAGCACTGAAGAAAATGCAATAGAGGAGTCTGCACCTGAGGTGTTGGAATTAAATTCTCCAGGTGATGAAGAATCCTCTGAAGCTTTATTTTCTGGTGAGTTTAATGTTGATAATCATGAAAATGCAATAGAGGAGTCTGCACCTGAGGTGTTGGAGTTAATTTCTCCAGGTGATGAAGAATCCtctgaaaatttattttctggtAAGTTTAATGATGATAATCATGAAAATGCATTTGGAGTTCTGGCTGAGGTTTCACCAGCATCTTCATTGCATAGTGTGGATTTCCAATCTTGCCCAAAAATGGGAACAGTTTGTGATAGCCTTGTAGATGTCACTGAGGTTGTTTCTGATGTTTCAAGTGTTCTTACTTATTCTGAAACATCCTTTTCAGTTGTATATGGTGAGAAAATAATACAAGAGATGAGGTCTTTATCTGCCTGCAGTTCCCTGTTAGCAGAATCTTTTAGTCTGTCCGGAAAATCACCTGACAACTCCCTGGATGCATTATCTTGTAATTATTCTGGCGATTGTGTTTGTGATAATTCCAGTAAGCTCCCCTCTTCTCCACCAGCTCCAATTATCTCCTGTAAGAATAAGTCAGTCGAGTCAGGACTTGGTTCCTCCAGCAGTATACTATCATTGGAATCCATTG AAGAAGACACTTCCAGAATTAAGGAAATTTTGTCTCTGAATGAATCATCTGAATCTGCTCTAG CTTGGGGTTTATCCATTCTGACTGGCCTTTTACACCATATTTGGTTGCATAGAAGGGGAGGGAAGTGA
- the LOC115956670 gene encoding uncharacterized protein LOC115956670 translates to MLVKSQDEGRRLDDLQETFDTLRQYNMRLNLSKCAFGVLSGKFLGFMVSHKGIEANPDKIQTILNMEPPQNIKEVQSLTGRVVALNRFVSKATDKCLPFFKVLKKAFEWTDECQKAFQEMKIYLTTAPLLSPFVLGEELYLYLAVTPHVISSTLIRNEGRVQKPVYYTSRALKGLEGQYPLIEKLAFALITASRKLRHYFQAHVINVMTDHPLKKAMNKLEVAGRLIQWAVELSEFYIRYQPRHAIKAQALADFIAEFTPSYEHLSEVENRNKWVIHVDGSSTQLAGGIGVVLLSPEGDKLKHKVRLQYQTTNNEAEYETFLKGLELAKSVEAEMILVLGDSQLVMGQVNGTCEAKEKRMKKYLNKVVRLVKKFKEVDFIQIPRKENMEADTLAKKASVSEGLDKFDEIQYLPSIDFPEVHQIEGEENWMTPIISYLKDGKLLEGKDEARKLRVKSARYVLINEVLYKRSFSQPYLRCLASDEANYVLREVHEGACGNHSKARSLVHKVICAGYYRPNMQANAKAYVKVCDQCQRFSNVPRQPSEYLTPMMAPWPFAQ, encoded by the coding sequence atgctggtgaaaagtCAGGACGAGGGAAGGCGTCTGGACGACCTGCAAGAAACGTTTGACACACTCAGGCAGTATAACATGAGGTTGAATCTCAGCAAGTGTGCTTTCGGAGTGTTATCcgggaaattcctagggttcatggttTCACATAAGGGGATTGAAGCAAATCCAGACAAGATCCAGACGATATTGAACATGGAACCTCCACAGAATATCAAAGAAGTTCAGTCTCTTACAGGACGAGTTGTTGCCCTCAACAGGTTTGTTTCTAAAGCCACTgataaatgtttgccattttttaaggtaCTTAAAAAGGCATTTGAATGGACGGACGAATGTCAAAAAGCCTTTCAAGAAATGAAAATCTACCTCACTACGGCTCCTCTACTAAGTCCATTCGTGCTGGGAGAGGAGTTGTATTTGTACTTAGCAGTTACCCCACATGTCATTAGTTCAACATTGATAAGGAACGAAGGAAGAGTGCAAAAGCCCGTGTACTATACAAGCAGAGCACTCAAGGGATTGGAAGGACAATATCCGCTAATAGAGAAGCTGGCTTTTGCATTGATAACGGCTTCCAGAAAGCTAAGGCATTACTTTCAAGctcatgtcatcaatgtcatgactGACCATCCGCTCAAGAAAGCAATGAACAAGCTAGAAGTTGCAGGACGATTGATCCAATGGGCTGTCGAGCTTAGTGAATTTTATATCAGATATCAACCAAGGCATGCAATAAAAGCTCAAGCCCTGGCAGATTTCATTGCAGAGTTCACTCCGAGTTATGAACACTTAAGCGAGGTGGAAAATAGAAACAAATGGGTCATCCATGTGGATGGCTCATCAACACAGTTAGCAGGAGGAATAGGAGTTGTTTTGTTGTCCCCGGAAGGAGATAAATTGAAGCATAAGGTTCGTCTACAGTATCAaacaaccaacaatgaagctgaGTATGAAACCTTTCTTAAAGGATTGGAGTTGGCTAAATCCGTAGAAGCAGAAATGATACTCGTCCTGGGAGATTCTCAGCTAGTTATGGGCCAAGTAAATGGGACATGCGAAGCCAAAGAAAAAcgaatgaagaagtaccttaATAAGGTGGTACGTCTTGTAAAGAAGTTTAAGGAAGTCGATTTCATTCAGAtcccaagaaaagaaaatatggaGGCAGATACTTTAGCAAAAAAAGCCTCAGTAAGCGAAGGACTGGACAAGTTTGATGAAATTCAATACCTGCCCAGCATAGACTTTCCAGAGGTGCATCAGATAGAGGGtgaagaaaattggatgactccaataatatcatacttgaaggacggaAAGCTTCTAGAAGGAAAAGACGAGGCCAGGAAGCTCAGAGTCAAATCAGCCAGATACGTCCTCATAAATGAGGTGCTATACAAGAGGAGTTTTTCACAACCTTATCTGAGGTGTTTAGCTTCGGACGAGGCCAACTATGTATTGAGggaagttcatgaaggagcaTGTGGCAACCACTCAAAAGCCAGATCACTTGTCCACAAAGTCATCTGCGCAGGCTATTACAGGCCAAACATGCAAGCTAATGCCAAGGCATATGTCAAGGTCtgtgatcaatgccaaagaTTTAGTAATGTTCCCAGACAACCATCAGAATATCTCACCCCAATGATGGCCCCATGGCCTTTTGCACAATGA